The following coding sequences are from one Clostridia bacterium window:
- the rplN gene encoding 50S ribosomal protein L14 encodes MAVMMRSILEVADNSGARRLQMILPLGGSTGLSAGLGDVITAAVKEASPDGTAKKGTVVKCVIVRTRKEHRRKDGTYIRFDQNAAVLINDAGEPVGTRVFGPVARELREKRFLKIVSLAPEVL; translated from the coding sequence ATGGCAGTGATGATGAGATCGATTCTCGAGGTGGCCGACAACAGCGGCGCGCGCAGGCTGCAGATGATTCTGCCGCTGGGCGGCTCGACCGGCCTGAGCGCCGGCCTTGGCGACGTGATTACGGCGGCCGTGAAGGAAGCGTCCCCGGATGGCACGGCCAAAAAGGGTACGGTAGTAAAGTGCGTGATCGTGCGCACGCGCAAGGAGCACCGGCGTAAGGACGGCACCTACATCCGCTTCGATCAGAATGCGGCCGTGCTGATCAACGATGCAGGCGAGCCTGTAGGTACCCGCGTGTTCGGTCCGGTTGCTCGCGAATTGCGTGAGAAGCGCTTCTTGAAGATAGTTTCGCTCGCACCGGAAGTCCTGTAA
- the rplX gene encoding 50S ribosomal protein L24 has translation MHSRVDIRRNDTVKVIAGRDKGKEGRVLRVFPAKNKVLVEHVMIVKKNVRPNPQKQIKGGIAEQESPVSISNVMLVCGQCGPVRVGHETRGEHNVRTCKKCGTTLDKEK, from the coding sequence ATGCATAGCAGAGTGGATATCCGCCGTAACGACACCGTCAAGGTGATTGCCGGCCGCGACAAGGGCAAGGAAGGCCGCGTTCTGCGCGTGTTCCCGGCCAAGAATAAGGTGCTGGTCGAGCACGTCATGATCGTGAAGAAAAACGTGCGTCCGAACCCGCAGAAGCAGATCAAGGGTGGCATCGCCGAGCAGGAGAGCCCGGTCTCGATCTCGAACGTGATGCTGGTTTGCGGACAGTGCGGACCAGTTCGCGTCGGACACGAGACCCGCGGTGAGCACAACGTGCGCACTTGCAAGAAGTGCGGCACGACCCTCGACAAAGAGAAATAG